Proteins co-encoded in one Timaviella obliquedivisa GSE-PSE-MK23-08B genomic window:
- the apcB gene encoding allophycocyanin subunit beta codes for MRDAVTSLIKNYDNTGRYLDRDALDTLKSYFNTGMARVQAAAVINGNAAAIVKQAGLQLFEDVPELIRPGGNAYTTRRYAACLRDMDYYLRYASYALVAGNMDVLNERVLQGLRETYNSLGVPIAPTVMGIQIMKDVVRDKVALAGIDEYASFIDQPFDYITRELSEQDI; via the coding sequence ATGCGGGACGCGGTAACCAGTCTAATTAAAAACTACGACAACACAGGTCGATATCTAGATCGGGATGCTCTCGATACCTTGAAGTCCTATTTCAACACGGGCATGGCGCGAGTTCAAGCCGCCGCCGTGATTAATGGGAATGCTGCCGCCATTGTGAAACAGGCAGGCTTACAGCTTTTTGAAGATGTCCCTGAGTTAATTCGTCCGGGAGGCAACGCCTACACGACTCGTCGCTATGCCGCTTGTTTGCGAGATATGGACTACTATCTTCGCTATGCCAGCTATGCGTTGGTTGCAGGCAACATGGATGTGCTGAACGAGCGTGTGCTCCAAGGGTTGCGGGAAACCTACAATTCTTTGGGTGTGCCGATCGCGCCAACTGTAATGGGCATCCAAATTATGAAGGATGTGGTTAGAGATAAGGTGGCATTGGCAGGGATTGATGAATATGCTTCTTTTATCGATCAACCCTTCGATTACATCACCCGTGAATTGAGCGAACAGGATATTTAG
- a CDS encoding Uma2 family endonuclease has product MPKDRPPNEQRVLLPNVSWEQFEQLVIELGVDRLVRLTYMRGKLEMMTPVAEHDRCHKLLESLVLIIADELKQPVEAIAPVMLKSPDLLCATEPDACYYFSTPSLPHKPEIYIPQDPVPNLLVEVALTQSKLDKLPLYASLAIPEVWRYITTAGEDVLKGKLLIYGLQSDRYLSQSHSSTFPGLSGDRILEFLEQSDSMSLSAALRVFRAWIQEKL; this is encoded by the coding sequence ATGCCTAAAGATCGTCCCCCTAACGAACAACGCGTCCTTCTTCCTAATGTCAGTTGGGAGCAATTTGAGCAGCTTGTCATTGAGTTAGGGGTCGATCGCCTGGTTCGCCTTACCTATATGCGAGGCAAGCTAGAAATGATGACTCCTGTCGCCGAGCACGATCGCTGCCACAAACTGTTAGAGTCCCTTGTCTTAATTATTGCCGACGAATTAAAGCAACCTGTAGAAGCGATCGCTCCTGTCATGCTCAAAAGCCCAGACCTTCTCTGTGCCACCGAACCTGACGCTTGCTACTACTTCTCGACTCCTTCCCTCCCCCATAAACCTGAGATCTACATACCTCAAGATCCTGTTCCCAATCTTCTCGTTGAAGTTGCCCTCACTCAAAGTAAACTCGACAAACTGCCTCTTTACGCCAGCCTCGCCATTCCTGAAGTCTGGCGCTACATTACCACAGCAGGCGAAGACGTTTTGAAAGGCAAGTTATTAATCTACGGCTTACAGAGCGATCGCTATCTTTCCCAAAGTCACAGCAGTACTTTTCCAGGATTATCGGGCGATCGTATTCTTGAATTTCTTGAGCAAAGTGACTCCATGAGCTTATCTGCTGCCCTCCGGGTCTTCCGCGCCTGGATTCAAGAAAAGCTATAA
- a CDS encoding universal stress protein has translation MSFQKVLVALDRSLQASAVFEQAMSEVKARGKGSLMLVHALRMDAELPTGSFMGLGTIADLDTYGILRRVQQEKIQQERDKAIAWLQPYQQQAIAQGIVTELTCLVGTPGAGICELAQSWGADLIVLGRRGHQGLTEVMMGSVSNYVVHHAPCSVLVVQRAIEMSEAKSLEPAS, from the coding sequence ATGAGTTTTCAAAAAGTTTTAGTCGCTCTTGATCGTTCATTGCAAGCATCTGCTGTGTTTGAACAAGCCATGAGCGAAGTTAAAGCCAGAGGCAAAGGTTCACTTATGCTGGTTCATGCGCTGCGAATGGATGCTGAACTGCCAACAGGTTCATTTATGGGGCTTGGCACGATCGCTGACCTAGATACCTATGGAATTTTGAGGCGGGTTCAGCAGGAAAAAATTCAGCAAGAGCGAGACAAAGCGATCGCTTGGTTACAACCCTATCAGCAGCAAGCGATCGCCCAGGGAATTGTGACTGAATTGACTTGCCTCGTTGGCACACCAGGGGCTGGAATTTGTGAGTTGGCTCAAAGCTGGGGTGCAGATCTCATCGTTCTGGGTCGGCGCGGGCATCAAGGACTGACCGAGGTAATGATGGGTAGTGTTAGCAACTACGTAGTGCATCATGCCCCTTGTTCGGTGTTAGTTGTACAGAGGGCAATAGAAATGTCTGAGGCTAAATCTTTAGAGCCTGCGAGTTAA
- a CDS encoding porin family protein, whose protein sequence is MKFSVKSAAMSVLSVLVVAPALLMANSASAQTARGMTGSYLGGGATVGLGGEVGNNDANFGGNVQGRYALPQAPVSLRGAALITSNNVNLVPTVTYDLGVAPNTNIYLGGGYSFATDEGTTSALGNQNAAVLTAGVETAVQRNIALYSDVKVAIDGVANSDKTPVSVQVGAAYRF, encoded by the coding sequence ATGAAATTCTCAGTAAAATCTGCTGCAATGTCCGTTTTGTCTGTTTTAGTTGTTGCGCCTGCTCTATTGATGGCTAATAGCGCCTCTGCTCAGACTGCTCGCGGTATGACAGGTAGCTACTTGGGCGGTGGCGCAACGGTTGGTTTGGGTGGTGAAGTCGGTAACAACGACGCTAACTTTGGGGGTAACGTGCAAGGTCGGTATGCCCTTCCCCAAGCGCCTGTTTCACTGCGAGGCGCAGCTTTGATCACGAGCAACAACGTTAACCTAGTTCCTACCGTGACTTATGACTTGGGCGTGGCTCCTAACACCAACATCTACTTAGGTGGCGGCTACTCTTTCGCAACTGATGAGGGCACGACCTCTGCATTGGGTAACCAAAATGCTGCTGTCCTGACCGCTGGGGTTGAAACCGCAGTTCAACGCAACATTGCGCTTTACAGTGATGTAAAAGTGGCGATTGATGGCGTTGCCAACAGCGACAAAACTCCCGTAAGCGTTCAAGTCGGTGCTGCTTACAGATTCTAA
- the recF gene encoding DNA replication/repair protein RecF produces the protein MYLQSLQLKQFRNYREQWVEFLAPKTILVGDNAQGKSNLLEAVELLATLRSHRAMRDRELVLEGEPVGQIAAVLARDAGSSDMMITLRSNGRRTVSLNGEALRRQLDFLGLLNAVQFSSLDLDLVRGGPGERRNWLDTLLMQLEPVYAYILQQYNTVLRQRNAFLKQGEAGKDLTQLAIWDAQLASIGARVIRRRSRVVRRLAPLAQTWHQAISSSAESLEVHYAPNVGTEEDDPLVVQQAFLERLQLRAIAEQHQGTTLVGPHRDEVEFMINGTPARQYGSQGQQRTLVLALKLAELKLIEAVVGEPPLLLLDDVLAELDLTRQNKLLETIQDRFQTLITTTHLGSFDALWLKSSQILTVQGGQIVRQ, from the coding sequence ATGTATCTCCAGTCTCTCCAGCTCAAGCAATTTCGCAATTACCGAGAGCAATGGGTAGAATTTTTGGCGCCCAAAACAATTTTGGTGGGAGACAATGCGCAAGGCAAGTCGAATTTGCTAGAGGCAGTGGAACTGTTGGCAACCTTGCGATCGCATCGGGCAATGCGCGATCGGGAGTTGGTGTTGGAGGGAGAACCTGTCGGACAAATTGCGGCAGTCTTGGCACGCGATGCAGGTTCAAGCGATATGATGATCACGCTACGCAGCAATGGGCGGCGAACCGTCAGCTTAAATGGGGAAGCATTGCGACGACAGTTGGATTTCTTAGGCTTGCTTAATGCAGTGCAGTTTTCCAGCTTAGATTTGGATTTGGTGCGGGGTGGGCCAGGAGAACGACGAAATTGGTTAGATACATTATTGATGCAATTGGAACCTGTTTATGCCTACATTTTGCAGCAGTACAACACGGTTTTGCGGCAGCGCAACGCATTTTTGAAGCAGGGTGAAGCCGGGAAAGATTTGACGCAATTAGCAATTTGGGATGCACAGTTGGCATCGATCGGGGCACGGGTAATTCGGCGGCGATCGCGGGTAGTGCGACGGTTAGCGCCTTTAGCCCAGACTTGGCACCAGGCAATTAGCAGCAGTGCTGAGAGCTTAGAGGTTCATTATGCGCCCAATGTCGGGACTGAGGAAGATGACCCGCTGGTGGTGCAGCAGGCTTTTTTGGAACGGTTACAGCTACGGGCGATCGCAGAGCAGCACCAAGGGACAACGTTGGTGGGTCCGCACCGAGACGAGGTAGAGTTTATGATTAATGGCACTCCGGCGCGGCAATATGGTTCTCAAGGACAGCAGCGAACGTTGGTATTGGCGTTAAAGTTGGCAGAATTGAAGTTGATTGAGGCAGTGGTAGGAGAGCCGCCGCTGTTGTTGTTAGATGACGTGCTGGCGGAGTTAGATTTAACACGCCAAAATAAGCTATTGGAAACCATTCAAGATCGATTTCAAACCTTAATTACGACGACTCACCTGGGTTCATTTGATGCACTGTGGCTAAAATCTTCTCAAATTTTGACAGTGCAGGGAGGACAAATTGTGCGGCAGTAG
- a CDS encoding pyridoxamine 5'-phosphate oxidase family protein translates to MAKVFDHITPELQQFIKQQHLFFVATAPLSETGHVNISPKGLDCFRVLSPNRVAYLDLTGSGNETSAHLQENGRITLMFCAFQGAPSILRLYGTGQTLLPNAAEWEGLLTQFPAIPGVRQIITADIDRVQTSCGHGVPLYEHQGSRSQLVDWAEKKGEAGLAAYHQQKNRISIDGLWSAIAQSSKE, encoded by the coding sequence ATGGCTAAAGTCTTTGACCACATTACTCCTGAGTTGCAGCAATTCATTAAGCAGCAGCATTTATTCTTCGTTGCCACCGCTCCGCTCAGTGAAACCGGACATGTCAACATTTCGCCTAAGGGTTTAGATTGTTTCCGAGTCCTCTCTCCGAACCGGGTTGCCTATTTAGATTTGACTGGAAGCGGCAACGAAACTTCGGCTCACTTGCAAGAGAACGGAAGAATTACGCTAATGTTTTGTGCTTTTCAAGGTGCGCCTAGTATTTTGCGGCTCTATGGTACTGGACAAACATTACTCCCCAATGCTGCGGAATGGGAGGGCTTGCTTACTCAATTTCCAGCCATTCCTGGCGTTCGACAAATTATTACCGCAGACATCGATCGGGTACAAACTTCCTGCGGACATGGAGTTCCGCTCTATGAGCATCAGGGGTCGCGATCGCAGTTGGTAGACTGGGCAGAAAAGAAAGGGGAAGCAGGTTTGGCAGCCTACCATCAGCAGAAAAATCGTATCAGCATTGATGGCTTGTGGAGCGCGATCGCTCAATCTTCAAAAGAGTAA
- a CDS encoding tetratricopeptide repeat protein, giving the protein MKKYSWLDALENASLVGLGVGSVASLLLKEMLFTTTPLSLLVALGLVNRRRYEQEAEQNKTSTFAELDQRLTHQVEQLNQKVVAMPAPEAIHILKKGLLRKDREVAEALYGEITAVQQEMQERFNVLEQQSIHSLRQDLNQLNGRYGHLTESVTQISEQLNALGQLSQPKHVRTELDQLKAEVSDILGNLDDLTSQIKPNFTALNAEITRLDRRISKLSPSFDLSSLRQEVSELIRMIADLVPKRDLVSMISEMKDLQQQQESLRQSVETLEVSAGKSKLATHDNGSTISGSTISGSTIGGSTLNRSTVEPQPPLTAAELEAMFAAQIQQSGFDFTVISPNAAQIYPEIRGMAADYLNNLRSQLSTIQEFTEHLARQQKQLREQVSQLPQTLDVVAIQGQLQELSGRIPPPESSLEFKARIQEVLEQEMQLINQQLQALPSQPQYELLFDLNGDQPDPDEQGILAGSRAVLDEALERTQQRLILIFPWAGQSDLDETLLTKLEVFLSQGKQLDIGWCQLSDRHDERFLSKVRRGWMTQSQKPNVQESLHKLLKLKKAYPQNFQFKILGTSENFLVSDDSFAVLGIADALRTNSAFSELQLKLRTKDPEVIQRLVSCFETPQLALDDLVAHWNRAVTRHDLGDKQGAIADYGQILKLNPDDAITYNYRGLVHYDNGDLESAIDDFTQSIHHAPHQVSAYCNRGFIRYEQHDQAGAISDFSFAIQFNSTCAIAYFYRGMAWQKLEKYAEAVADYGEAIRLAPDAAVAYYYRGLNWQKLRNYQGAIAHLETAADLFEAQHNLTNAQKALRSLAKAKQAAASYPLTEEEISPPQPQASANPFGEVNVALVEETSAVAPSHASEATVENTAISNIAVSLKTSDLMNQLVQATAPSKANGLPTVGTDRSEFETLINFFLSANANAEQDWHSSTQEETLSLGQQESRAFQRKI; this is encoded by the coding sequence ATGAAGAAATATTCTTGGTTAGATGCTCTTGAAAATGCATCGCTGGTGGGGTTAGGGGTAGGTTCAGTCGCATCTCTTTTACTGAAAGAGATGTTGTTTACCACAACTCCGCTCTCGCTGCTGGTCGCATTAGGCTTAGTCAACCGCCGCCGCTACGAGCAAGAAGCAGAGCAAAACAAGACTTCTACATTTGCAGAACTCGATCAACGCTTAACGCATCAGGTTGAACAGCTTAACCAGAAAGTTGTGGCAATGCCTGCTCCTGAAGCCATTCATATTCTCAAAAAAGGCTTGCTTCGTAAAGACCGAGAAGTTGCTGAAGCACTCTATGGAGAAATTACTGCGGTTCAGCAGGAAATGCAGGAACGGTTCAATGTTTTAGAACAGCAAAGTATTCATAGTTTGCGTCAGGACTTAAATCAACTCAATGGTCGTTACGGTCACTTAACAGAAAGCGTTACTCAAATTTCTGAACAGCTTAATGCTCTGGGTCAACTCTCTCAACCGAAGCATGTGCGCACCGAGCTAGATCAACTGAAGGCAGAAGTATCTGACATTTTAGGGAACCTTGATGATCTGACTTCTCAAATCAAACCAAATTTCACTGCGCTCAATGCAGAAATTACGAGGCTCGATCGCCGCATCAGCAAACTTTCTCCCTCCTTCGACCTAAGCTCCCTTCGCCAAGAAGTTAGTGAATTAATTCGGATGATTGCCGATTTAGTTCCCAAACGGGATCTAGTCAGCATGATCAGTGAGATGAAAGATTTGCAGCAGCAGCAGGAATCTCTGCGGCAGTCGGTAGAAACCTTGGAAGTGAGTGCGGGCAAAAGTAAGCTTGCAACTCATGATAATGGCTCGACTATCAGTGGCTCGACTATCAGTGGCTCGACTATCGGTGGCTCAACGTTGAATCGCTCTACCGTTGAGCCTCAGCCACCCTTAACGGCGGCTGAACTCGAAGCAATGTTTGCAGCCCAGATTCAGCAGTCCGGATTTGACTTTACGGTTATTTCTCCAAATGCGGCTCAGATTTATCCTGAAATCCGAGGGATGGCTGCTGATTATTTGAACAACCTGCGATCGCAGCTTAGCACCATCCAAGAATTTACCGAGCACCTCGCCCGCCAGCAAAAACAGCTTCGGGAGCAAGTCAGCCAACTCCCCCAAACGCTAGATGTCGTCGCTATTCAGGGTCAGCTTCAAGAACTGTCGGGGCGCATTCCTCCACCCGAATCTAGCCTAGAGTTTAAGGCGCGCATTCAAGAAGTCCTAGAGCAAGAAATGCAGTTGATCAATCAACAGTTGCAAGCATTGCCCAGTCAGCCCCAATATGAACTGTTGTTTGACTTGAACGGTGACCAACCTGATCCGGATGAGCAGGGCATCTTGGCAGGCAGTCGTGCCGTCTTAGATGAAGCCTTGGAACGGACGCAGCAGCGGTTGATTTTAATTTTTCCTTGGGCTGGACAAAGTGACCTTGATGAAACCTTACTGACTAAGCTTGAGGTTTTCCTGAGCCAAGGTAAGCAACTCGACATAGGTTGGTGTCAGTTAAGCGATCGCCACGACGAACGATTCTTGAGCAAAGTCCGCCGAGGCTGGATGACACAGAGCCAGAAGCCCAATGTTCAAGAGTCGCTTCACAAACTGCTCAAGCTTAAGAAAGCTTATCCTCAAAATTTCCAATTTAAGATCTTGGGCACTAGCGAAAACTTTCTGGTTTCCGATGACAGCTTTGCTGTCTTGGGAATCGCTGATGCCCTGAGAACGAACAGCGCATTCTCCGAGCTACAGCTTAAGCTCCGCACCAAAGATCCTGAAGTGATTCAGCGGCTAGTGAGTTGTTTTGAAACCCCTCAGCTTGCCTTGGATGATTTAGTGGCGCACTGGAACCGGGCTGTCACTCGTCATGACTTGGGCGATAAACAAGGCGCGATCGCCGACTATGGTCAAATTCTGAAGCTCAACCCCGACGATGCCATAACCTACAACTACCGAGGGCTAGTGCATTACGATAACGGTGACTTAGAAAGCGCGATCGATGATTTTACTCAATCGATTCACCATGCCCCTCATCAAGTTTCGGCTTATTGCAATCGGGGCTTCATCCGCTATGAGCAGCATGATCAAGCGGGTGCTATTAGTGACTTTAGCTTTGCCATTCAATTTAATTCAACTTGCGCGATCGCCTATTTCTACCGGGGCATGGCGTGGCAAAAACTAGAAAAATATGCAGAAGCCGTTGCTGATTACGGTGAAGCGATTCGACTGGCTCCTGACGCTGCCGTTGCCTACTACTATCGGGGCTTAAACTGGCAAAAGCTGCGGAACTATCAAGGGGCGATCGCCCATCTGGAAACGGCTGCCGATTTGTTCGAGGCGCAGCATAACTTAACCAATGCCCAGAAAGCTCTGAGAAGTCTTGCCAAAGCCAAACAGGCAGCGGCCTCTTATCCTTTAACAGAGGAAGAGATTTCCCCGCCTCAACCTCAAGCATCAGCCAATCCTTTTGGTGAGGTCAATGTCGCTTTAGTCGAAGAGACCAGCGCAGTGGCTCCCAGTCACGCCAGCGAAGCTACTGTAGAAAATACAGCCATCAGCAATATTGCGGTGTCTCTCAAAACCTCCGACTTAATGAACCAATTAGTACAAGCAACCGCTCCCTCTAAAGCCAATGGTCTTCCGACTGTCGGAACAGACCGCTCTGAATTTGAGACGCTGATTAACTTCTTCTTGAGTGCTAATGCCAACGCCGAACAAGATTGGCACTCTAGCACTCAGGAAGAAACATTGAGCTTAGGGCAGCAGGAATCGCGAGCATTCCAGCGCAAAATCTAG
- the secD gene encoding protein translocase subunit SecD, with translation MGRQRSLLALILVLAIAAIVVIVQFPVRLGLDLQGGSQLTLRVLPTAAVPTITPEKLEAVQRVIENRINGLGVSEALVQTVGSDQISIQLPGVSDPEQAERVLGGTAQLDFREQRQGTEAELTVEFNVLTAKRLELETLKKTGDAAAIATKQAEIDASNQAISRLFDKTPLTGDSLETAYPAPIGGDAWEVVLKFNAQGAEGFANLTKNVAGTGRSLGIFLDDRLLSAPRVDVKYAASGITGGNASISGNFATKEANDLSVQLRGGALPVPVRVEENRTIGASLGRDSIQSSIYAGALGLALVLIFMVFYYRLPGFIADISLLLYALFTLAIFNLLGVTLTLPGVAGFLLSIGMAVDANVLIFERTREELQAGKTLYRSVESGFYRAFSSILDGNVTTLIACAALFWLGTGLVKGFALTLALGIGVSMFTALTCSRTLLLYVLTIPSLRKPHWFSPNLPSSIQAEKTS, from the coding sequence ATGGGCAGACAGCGTTCTTTATTGGCTTTGATATTGGTCTTGGCGATCGCCGCAATTGTGGTGATTGTGCAATTTCCTGTACGACTCGGACTGGACTTACAGGGAGGGTCTCAGCTAACGCTGCGGGTGCTTCCTACGGCAGCTGTTCCTACAATTACTCCTGAAAAGCTCGAAGCGGTTCAGCGCGTCATCGAAAATCGAATTAACGGTCTAGGCGTTTCAGAAGCATTGGTACAGACGGTTGGATCCGATCAAATCTCTATCCAATTACCCGGAGTCAGCGACCCAGAGCAGGCAGAGCGGGTTTTGGGTGGCACCGCCCAGCTAGACTTTCGAGAACAGCGACAAGGGACAGAAGCTGAGTTGACCGTTGAGTTTAATGTTTTAACGGCAAAGCGGTTAGAGCTAGAAACGCTGAAGAAAACTGGAGATGCAGCCGCGATCGCCACGAAACAAGCAGAAATTGATGCCAGCAATCAAGCAATATCTCGACTGTTTGACAAAACGCCTCTCACTGGCGACAGCCTCGAAACAGCTTACCCTGCGCCCATTGGCGGCGATGCTTGGGAAGTTGTGCTGAAATTCAATGCGCAAGGAGCCGAAGGCTTTGCTAACCTAACTAAAAATGTTGCCGGAACAGGACGTAGCCTCGGCATCTTTCTAGACGATCGCCTCCTCAGTGCCCCTCGTGTCGATGTTAAATACGCTGCCAGCGGCATTACAGGAGGAAACGCCAGTATCTCTGGAAACTTTGCAACGAAAGAAGCCAACGACTTATCCGTTCAGCTTCGCGGCGGTGCGTTGCCTGTTCCTGTAAGGGTTGAAGAGAACCGCACGATTGGCGCATCCTTAGGACGAGACAGTATCCAAAGCAGCATTTACGCGGGTGCCCTAGGGTTAGCGCTAGTTCTCATCTTTATGGTGTTTTATTACCGGTTACCTGGGTTTATTGCCGATATTTCCCTGCTCCTATATGCCCTTTTTACCCTAGCAATTTTTAACCTGTTGGGCGTAACGTTGACCCTACCTGGAGTCGCTGGGTTTTTGCTTAGCATTGGCATGGCAGTAGATGCAAACGTGCTAATTTTTGAACGCACCCGAGAAGAATTGCAGGCGGGTAAAACCCTTTACCGTTCAGTCGAGTCGGGCTTTTATCGTGCTTTCTCCAGCATTTTAGATGGCAACGTGACGACCCTAATTGCCTGTGCGGCTCTGTTTTGGCTAGGCACAGGTTTGGTCAAAGGATTTGCGCTAACCCTGGCGTTAGGAATTGGGGTCAGCATGTTTACAGCGTTAACTTGTAGCCGGACGCTGTTGCTCTACGTCCTGACTATTCCCAGCCTTCGGAAACCCCATTGGTTCTCCCCCAACTTGCCCTCATCTATTCAGGCGGAGAAAACCTCATGA
- the secF gene encoding protein translocase subunit SecF gives MKLEVIKQRSLWWAISAVVLLAGIIAMFINWQQINAPLRPSLDFVGGTRLQLELDCTQPNNCDRPIDPAIVRAVMETQGLAGSSIQVVGNEEQALTIRTSSLDVDQRTKLVAALTEKVGTFTTSQIDSVGATLGRQIFTSGLLALLLSFAGILGYLSLRFQFDYAVFAIVALLHDVFITIGIFAILGLLFGIEVDSLFIVALLTIVGFSVNDTVVIYDRIRETMKIDGDRSIDEIVDTAVNQTLTRSINTTLTTLFPLTAIFFLGGETLKYFALALIVGFVAGAYSSIFIASTSLAWWRGRSEKSTSRVETSES, from the coding sequence ATGAAGCTCGAAGTCATTAAACAGCGATCGCTCTGGTGGGCAATCTCCGCTGTCGTCCTTTTGGCGGGCATCATTGCCATGTTCATCAATTGGCAGCAAATCAATGCTCCTCTTCGCCCCAGCCTCGACTTTGTGGGTGGCACGCGGCTTCAACTCGAACTCGACTGCACCCAGCCTAACAACTGCGATCGACCGATCGACCCAGCGATCGTTCGAGCCGTTATGGAAACGCAGGGCTTGGCAGGCAGCAGCATTCAGGTTGTAGGCAATGAAGAACAAGCCCTGACCATTCGCACTTCTAGTTTAGATGTTGACCAACGTACCAAGCTTGTAGCGGCTCTTACCGAAAAGGTTGGTACCTTCACGACAAGCCAAATTGACTCTGTAGGAGCCACCCTGGGGCGACAAATTTTCACATCAGGTTTGTTGGCTCTCCTGCTTTCCTTTGCAGGAATTCTAGGCTACCTTAGCCTTCGGTTCCAGTTCGATTACGCCGTGTTTGCTATTGTGGCACTGCTGCATGATGTGTTCATCACCATTGGCATTTTTGCAATTTTGGGGCTGCTGTTTGGCATTGAAGTAGACAGCTTATTCATTGTGGCGCTGCTGACAATCGTGGGGTTCTCGGTCAATGACACGGTCGTTATTTACGATCGCATCCGCGAAACTATGAAAATCGATGGCGATCGCTCCATTGATGAAATTGTTGATACCGCCGTTAACCAAACTCTCACCCGCTCCATTAACACCACACTCACCACTCTGTTTCCTCTGACCGCTATCTTCTTTTTAGGTGGAGAAACGCTTAAATACTTTGCCTTAGCGCTGATTGTTGGCTTTGTTGCCGGAGCCTATTCCAGCATCTTCATTGCCAGTACCTCCCTAGCCTGGTGGCGCGGACGATCGGAAAAATCTACTAGCCGAGTAGAAACAAGCGAAAGCTAA
- a CDS encoding HAMP domain-containing protein, with product MVSIRTVVPIIISAQIALAVGLTGLISYINGQKAVNDVASQLRAQLAIRIDSHVSAYLVTPQLVLGTMANQFKLGLLSPQNVMEPSNLRQVERYLGQQSYLFDSVSYLLVANEQGDYVGIEKSDQGKRTIDLADSGGAFRTYGIGNEGSHAQLIKQAGQYDPRDRPYYKTAVKTGKQSWTEVYNAFGYENRPTITASQPIYRQLSNGQKGELLGVVGVDLILSQISQFLSELEISKSGMAFIIEPSGQLVATSTGEPVITQDASKKNHRVMATNSKTALIRGTAEYLQKHYGSFKIDQSAQLVDSIGGKRNFVEVRSFKQFDLQWLVIVVIPESDFMAKIQENSRTTFLLCLGSLVVASIVGLLTARRLTRPILTLSSAATAIEAETYTPELLATEIKRKDEFGQLARIFYAMAEQVRTRSGDLRDKIRQLEVEVDQTKQGSTNHDTNDALMIRELLERAREIRHGQ from the coding sequence ATGGTTTCTATCCGTACTGTAGTCCCCATTATTATTTCTGCACAAATTGCGCTTGCGGTTGGTTTAACAGGATTGATCTCGTACATCAATGGGCAAAAGGCAGTGAACGACGTTGCCTCTCAGTTGCGCGCACAGTTGGCAATTCGCATTGATAGCCATGTGAGTGCGTATTTGGTGACTCCCCAGTTAGTATTGGGCACGATGGCAAACCAGTTTAAGTTAGGTCTGTTGTCGCCTCAAAATGTCATGGAACCCAGTAACCTTCGCCAGGTGGAACGTTACTTAGGACAACAAAGCTATTTATTTGATTCAGTTAGCTATCTTCTAGTTGCCAACGAGCAAGGCGACTACGTAGGCATTGAAAAATCCGATCAAGGAAAACGCACGATCGATTTGGCAGACAGTGGCGGAGCCTTTAGAACCTATGGAATTGGCAATGAGGGAAGTCATGCTCAACTGATTAAACAGGCAGGTCAGTATGATCCGCGCGATCGCCCCTACTATAAAACAGCCGTAAAAACAGGCAAACAAAGCTGGACTGAAGTTTACAACGCCTTTGGTTACGAAAACCGTCCTACCATCACGGCTTCCCAGCCTATCTATCGTCAGCTTAGTAACGGACAGAAAGGTGAACTATTGGGAGTTGTTGGAGTAGACCTCATTCTCTCGCAGATTAGTCAATTTCTAAGCGAGTTAGAAATTAGCAAGTCGGGGATGGCATTTATTATCGAGCCTTCGGGACAGTTAGTGGCAACCTCAACTGGGGAACCGGTTATTACCCAAGATGCTAGTAAAAAAAATCATCGGGTGATGGCAACCAATAGCAAAACTGCCTTAATTCGAGGTACAGCAGAGTATCTTCAGAAGCACTACGGGAGCTTTAAGATCGATCAATCTGCCCAGCTAGTGGATTCTATTGGCGGCAAACGAAATTTTGTAGAAGTGCGATCGTTCAAGCAATTTGACTTGCAATGGCTCGTCATAGTCGTTATTCCTGAATCTGATTTTATGGCAAAGATTCAAGAAAACTCGCGCACTACCTTTTTGCTATGTTTAGGCTCTTTAGTGGTTGCTTCTATTGTGGGGCTGCTAACTGCCCGCCGCCTCACCCGCCCTATTTTGACTCTTAGTTCAGCAGCCACTGCAATTGAAGCCGAAACTTATACACCTGAATTACTAGCAACTGAAATTAAGCGTAAGGATGAATTCGGTCAACTGGCTCGAATTTTTTATGCAATGGCAGAACAAGTTAGAACGCGATCGGGAGATTTGCGAGATAAAATTCGGCAATTAGAAGTAGAGGTCGATCAGACCAAACAAGGATCTACAAATCACGATACAAATGATGCTCTAATGATTCGAGAATTACTAGAAAGAGCCAGAGAAATCCGTCATGGACAATAA